One window of Halopseudomonas maritima genomic DNA carries:
- the ruvC gene encoding crossover junction endodeoxyribonuclease RuvC gives MALILGIDPGSRITGFGIVRHEAGRQEYVTSGCIRVGEGAFPERLQKIFHYLSELIEQYRPDVVSIEQVFMARNPDSALKLGQARGAAIVAAVNAGLGVHEYSARQVKQAVVGTGAADKKQVQHMVTQLLGLAGTPQADAADALAIALCHAHMSGVQQQMGNVALAVRAGRVRRR, from the coding sequence ATGGCGCTGATACTGGGCATCGACCCCGGCTCCCGCATTACCGGTTTTGGCATTGTGCGTCACGAAGCCGGACGTCAGGAGTACGTCACCTCGGGGTGTATTCGGGTGGGCGAGGGCGCCTTTCCCGAGCGGCTGCAGAAAATCTTCCATTACCTCTCTGAACTGATTGAGCAATATCGGCCGGATGTGGTCAGTATCGAGCAGGTTTTCATGGCGCGTAATCCGGACTCTGCGCTCAAACTCGGGCAGGCGCGGGGCGCCGCGATTGTGGCCGCGGTGAACGCGGGCCTTGGTGTGCATGAATACAGCGCGCGTCAGGTTAAGCAGGCGGTGGTGGGGACGGGGGCGGCCGACAAGAAGCAGGTTCAGCATATGGTCACCCAGTTGCTGGGGCTGGCCGGTACGCCGCAGGCGGATGCTGCCGATGCGCTGGCCATCGCCTTGTGTCATGCACACATGAGCGGGGTGCAGCAGCAGATGGGTAACGTGGCGCTGGCGGTGCGTGCAGGCCGAGTGCGGCGTCGTTAA
- a CDS encoding YebC/PmpR family DNA-binding transcriptional regulator produces MAGHSKWANIKHRKAAQDAKRGKIFTKLIRELTVSAKVGGGNPADNPRLRAAVDKALGANMTRDTIDRAIARGAGSNDADNMEELTYEGYGAGGVAVLVEAMTDNRNRTVSEVRHAFGKCGGNLGTDGSVAYLFTRRGQLVFAAGLDEDALMEAALEAGAEDVVANDDGSFDVFTSFEEFGAVRDALDADGFAAESAEVAMIPSTEAELDLEIAQKVIKLIDMLEDLDDVQNVYSNASISDDIMEQLG; encoded by the coding sequence ATGGCCGGTCATTCCAAATGGGCCAATATCAAGCACCGCAAGGCGGCTCAGGATGCCAAGCGGGGCAAGATCTTTACCAAGCTGATTCGCGAATTGACGGTGTCGGCCAAGGTGGGTGGCGGTAATCCTGCCGACAACCCGCGTTTGCGTGCCGCAGTGGACAAGGCGCTGGGCGCCAATATGACCCGCGATACCATTGACCGTGCTATCGCCCGTGGTGCCGGCAGCAACGATGCCGACAACATGGAAGAGCTGACCTATGAGGGGTACGGCGCGGGTGGTGTGGCGGTTCTGGTGGAAGCCATGACCGACAACCGCAATCGCACAGTCAGCGAGGTGCGCCACGCCTTTGGTAAGTGCGGTGGCAATCTGGGCACCGACGGTTCGGTGGCCTACCTGTTCACGCGTCGCGGTCAGCTTGTTTTCGCAGCAGGCTTGGATGAAGACGCTCTGATGGAGGCGGCGCTGGAGGCTGGTGCTGAGGATGTTGTCGCCAATGACGATGGCTCCTTTGATGTATTTACCAGCTTCGAGGAGTTTGGCGCGGTACGCGATGCGCTGGATGCGGACGGCTTCGCTGCTGAATCGGCGGAAGTGGCAATGATCCCCTCCACCGAGGCAGAGCTGGACCTGGAAATCGCGCAGAAGGTGATCAAGCTGATCGACATGCTGGAAGACCTGGATGACGTGCAGAACGTCTATTCCAATGCGTCGATCTCCGATGACATCATGGAGCAGTTGGGGTGA
- the aspS gene encoding aspartate--tRNA ligase, with protein MMRSHYCGQLNQSLADQEITLCGWVHRRRDHGGVIFLDIRDRDGLAQVVFDPDRAETFAKADRVRSEYVVKVTGKVRLRPEGARNANMASGDIEVLGYELEVLNEADTPPFPLNEYSDVGEETRLRYRFIDLRRPEMAEKLKLRSQITSSIRRYLDENGFLDVETPILTRATPEGARDYLVPSRTHPGHFFALPQSPQLFKQLLMVSGFDRYYQIAKCFRDEDLRADRQPEFTQIDIETSFLDEADIMGLTEGMIRQLFKQVLDVDLGDFPHMTFEEAMRRFGSDKPDLRNPLELVDVADQLAEVEFKVFSGPATDPKGRVAALRVPGGASMPRKQIDDYTKFVGIYGAKGLAYIKVNERAKGVEGLQSPIVKFIPEANLEEILNRVGAVDGDIVFFGADKAKIVSEALGALRIKLGHDLDLLTCEWAPLWVVDFPMFEENDDGSLSALHHPFTAPKCTPEELQANPSTALSRAYDMVLNGTELGGGSIRIHRKEMQQAVFNILGISADEQQEKFGFLLDALKFGAPPHGGLAFGLDRLVMLVTGAQSIREVIAFPKTQSAACVMTQAPGLVDNKALRELSIRLREQTKVE; from the coding sequence ATGATGCGTAGCCACTATTGCGGCCAGCTGAACCAATCGCTGGCGGATCAGGAAATCACTCTTTGCGGCTGGGTTCACCGCCGCCGTGACCATGGTGGAGTCATTTTCCTGGATATCCGTGATCGCGACGGGCTGGCGCAGGTCGTATTTGACCCTGATCGTGCCGAGACCTTTGCCAAGGCCGACCGTGTGCGCAGCGAGTATGTCGTCAAGGTGACCGGTAAGGTGCGTCTGCGTCCGGAAGGCGCCCGTAACGCCAACATGGCATCAGGCGACATCGAGGTGCTGGGTTATGAGCTTGAGGTGTTGAACGAGGCTGACACCCCGCCGTTCCCGCTGAACGAATACTCTGATGTGGGCGAGGAAACCCGCCTGCGCTATCGCTTTATCGACCTGCGTCGCCCCGAGATGGCTGAAAAGCTGAAGCTGCGCTCGCAGATCACCAGCAGCATTCGCCGTTATCTGGACGAGAACGGCTTTCTGGATGTCGAAACCCCGATTCTGACCCGTGCCACCCCTGAGGGTGCGCGCGATTATCTGGTGCCCAGCCGTACCCATCCCGGCCATTTCTTTGCGCTGCCGCAGTCGCCGCAGTTGTTCAAGCAGCTGTTGATGGTGTCGGGTTTTGATCGTTATTACCAAATCGCCAAGTGTTTCCGCGACGAAGACCTGCGTGCTGACCGTCAGCCTGAATTTACGCAGATCGATATCGAGACCAGCTTCCTCGACGAGGCCGACATCATGGGCCTCACCGAGGGCATGATTCGCCAGTTGTTCAAGCAGGTGCTGGATGTGGATCTGGGCGACTTCCCGCACATGACCTTTGAAGAGGCCATGCGTCGCTTCGGCTCTGACAAGCCGGACCTGCGTAACCCGCTGGAGCTGGTCGATGTCGCTGACCAACTGGCCGAAGTCGAGTTCAAGGTGTTCAGCGGCCCGGCAACCGACCCGAAAGGCCGCGTTGCTGCGCTGCGTGTGCCGGGCGGTGCCAGCATGCCGCGCAAGCAGATCGACGACTACACCAAGTTTGTTGGCATCTACGGTGCCAAGGGTCTGGCTTACATCAAGGTCAACGAGCGTGCCAAGGGTGTTGAAGGGCTGCAGTCGCCCATCGTCAAGTTCATCCCCGAAGCCAATCTGGAAGAAATCCTCAACCGTGTGGGCGCTGTGGATGGCGATATCGTCTTCTTTGGTGCCGACAAGGCGAAGATCGTATCCGAGGCGCTCGGTGCGCTGCGCATCAAGCTGGGTCACGACCTGGACCTGCTGACCTGTGAGTGGGCGCCGCTGTGGGTGGTCGACTTCCCGATGTTCGAAGAGAACGACGACGGTTCACTGTCTGCGCTGCACCACCCTTTCACTGCGCCCAAGTGCACGCCGGAAGAGCTGCAGGCCAACCCGTCGACCGCGCTGTCGCGCGCTTACGACATGGTCCTGAACGGCACCGAGCTGGGTGGCGGTTCCATTCGTATTCACCGCAAGGAAATGCAGCAGGCGGTCTTCAATATCCTGGGTATCAGCGCCGACGAGCAGCAGGAGAAGTTTGGCTTCCTGCTCGATGCGCTGAAGTTTGGTGCGCCGCCGCACGGCGGTCTGGCCTTTGGTCTGGATCGTCTGGTCATGCTGGTGACCGGTGCTCAGTCTATTCGTGAAGTTATTGCTTTCCCGAAAACCCAAAGCGCGGCCTGTGTCATGACCCAGGCGCCGGGCCTTGTCGACAACAAGGCGCTGCGTGAGCTGAGCATCCGTCTGCGCGAGCAGACCAAGGTCGAGTAA
- a CDS encoding Dps family protein has product MKIDIGITETDRGQIAEGLSRLLADTYTLYLKTHNFHWNVKGPMFQTLHLMFETHYNELALAVDDIAERIRTLGFPAPGTYKQFVELSSIKEEDGVPEAKEMIRLLVEGHEACVRTARSIFPVCDEASDEPTADLLTQRMQTHEKTAWMLRSLLEG; this is encoded by the coding sequence ATGAAAATCGATATCGGCATTACCGAAACGGATCGCGGACAAATTGCTGAGGGCCTGTCGCGCCTGCTGGCCGACACCTACACCCTCTACTTGAAGACGCACAACTTTCACTGGAACGTGAAAGGGCCGATGTTTCAAACCCTGCACCTTATGTTCGAAACCCACTACAACGAACTGGCTCTGGCGGTTGACGACATCGCCGAACGCATTCGGACCCTGGGCTTCCCGGCACCGGGCACCTACAAACAGTTCGTCGAACTGAGCAGCATCAAGGAAGAGGACGGCGTTCCAGAGGCTAAGGAGATGATCCGCCTGCTGGTAGAGGGACACGAAGCCTGCGTACGCACAGCACGCAGCATCTTCCCGGTCTGCGACGAAGCGAGCGACGAGCCGACTGCCGACCTGCTGACCCAGCGTATGCAGACGCACGAGAAAACCGCCTGGATGCTGCGCAGCCTGCTCGAAGGCTGA
- a CDS encoding cold-shock protein: MKTLRYLHLVTGVGVLLTGLFHSMPFFTQSAPISHIALLAVLTGLINLQQYNQTEQPHSGARGAVALLASTLLIVAACIPFASLLISTYFSTWSIWAMAAGVSGVCLVSLLAITSELSTLGARRVPKEPKPTRKPRHQKERQGQSAGGRETGTVKWFNTSKGFGFITRDSGSDVFVHFRSIQGDGHRVLQEGQRVAYTVAKREKGLQAEDVAILD, from the coding sequence TTGAAAACCCTTCGTTATCTGCATCTGGTAACAGGTGTCGGCGTTCTGCTGACTGGCCTGTTTCACAGCATGCCGTTCTTTACCCAATCCGCCCCGATCAGTCACATCGCCCTACTGGCGGTCCTGACCGGCTTGATAAACCTGCAGCAATACAACCAAACCGAGCAACCACACAGCGGAGCCCGCGGCGCGGTCGCACTGCTAGCCTCGACACTTCTCATAGTTGCGGCGTGCATTCCCTTCGCCAGCCTGCTGATCAGCACCTACTTCAGCACCTGGAGCATCTGGGCAATGGCCGCAGGCGTATCCGGCGTCTGCCTGGTCAGCCTGCTCGCTATAACAAGCGAACTCAGCACCCTCGGCGCCCGGCGCGTCCCCAAGGAGCCAAAGCCGACGCGCAAGCCGCGCCACCAGAAGGAGCGCCAGGGGCAGTCAGCCGGCGGCCGAGAAACCGGCACCGTTAAATGGTTCAACACCAGCAAAGGGTTTGGTTTTATTACCCGCGACTCCGGCAGCGACGTCTTCGTGCACTTTCGCTCAATCCAAGGGGACGGCCATCGCGTTCTGCAGGAAGGGCAACGCGTTGCCTACACTGTCGCCAAGCGGGAAAAAGGCCTGCAAGCTGAGGATGTGGCCATCCTCGACTGA
- a CDS encoding SlyX family protein — MSAGDHLPARVDELEVRQAFQDDTIQALNDVIAAQQLELDRLRRSLELLAKRQADFAARLPDAAGDEPPPPHY, encoded by the coding sequence GTGAGTGCGGGTGATCATTTGCCAGCGCGAGTGGACGAGTTGGAAGTGCGCCAGGCGTTTCAGGATGACACCATTCAGGCATTGAACGACGTGATTGCAGCGCAGCAACTTGAGCTGGACAGGTTGCGCCGTTCGTTGGAGCTGCTCGCCAAGCGTCAGGCCGATTTTGCTGCCCGGCTGCCTGATGCGGCGGGCGACGAACCGCCGCCTCCGCATTACTAA
- a CDS encoding HIT domain-containing protein: MFELHPQLQADCLVVGDFPLSRLLLLNDKHYPWFVLVPRRQGLREVFELGAQDRAQFHCESDRLAELLSAEFKADKMNVAALGNMVPQLHVHHVVRFRGDAAWPAPVWGKVPAIPYSESELAAMLTRVRALLVGELAFAEVQS, from the coding sequence ATGTTTGAGTTGCACCCGCAGTTACAAGCAGACTGTCTGGTAGTTGGTGACTTTCCTTTAAGTCGTTTGCTCTTGCTTAATGATAAGCATTATCCCTGGTTTGTTCTGGTTCCGCGTCGGCAGGGGTTGCGCGAGGTGTTTGAACTTGGCGCACAGGACAGAGCTCAGTTCCATTGTGAGTCTGATCGGCTTGCCGAACTGCTAAGTGCCGAGTTCAAGGCGGACAAGATGAATGTCGCCGCACTGGGCAACATGGTGCCTCAGTTGCATGTGCATCATGTTGTTCGCTTTCGTGGTGATGCTGCCTGGCCTGCGCCCGTGTGGGGTAAAGTGCCGGCAATTCCTTATTCTGAATCTGAGTTGGCAGCCATGTTGACACGGGTGAGGGCGCTGCTTGTCGGCGAACTGGCGTTTGCCGAGGTGCAGTCGTGA
- a CDS encoding OprD family outer membrane porin, whose product MKNAVKWSSLALAVAAGNGLLATQAMAEGEGFVEGATATLYSRTMYFNRDFRDNVGQSKADETATSFLMNFESGYTQGPIGFGADVMAQEGIKLDSGRGRAGTGLLPLDNNGRAKGEYMEIRGALKMAILDDTVLRYGLHMLSNPVINYDDARLLPSHYEGYSITNSSIEGLFVEAGRMTDRGERNTSSESDGGLLQDEDLTYAGGSYNFTDDFSVSLYGAKSEESYTRGFAGFDWTVPLSSDTSLNTNFAFYDTSDDDSADGNEFDNQAASLALTLHTGNHAFGVAYQQMNGDGRYQYTDSEIYLANSVQYADFNGVDETSYQARYDYDLAGWGIPGLTFMTRYIAGTDIDTNSAEHAGVNRDSRWERDVELRYIVPAGLFEGLDIRWRNATVRQDINLDGGDIDENRLIVGYTWTLL is encoded by the coding sequence ATGAAGAACGCAGTTAAATGGAGTTCGCTTGCTTTGGCAGTAGCTGCGGGCAACGGCCTGCTGGCAACTCAGGCAATGGCAGAGGGAGAAGGTTTCGTCGAAGGCGCAACTGCGACTCTGTACAGCCGAACCATGTACTTCAACCGCGATTTTCGTGACAACGTCGGCCAGAGCAAGGCTGATGAAACCGCGACCAGCTTCCTGATGAACTTTGAGTCCGGCTACACCCAGGGCCCAATCGGCTTCGGTGCAGACGTGATGGCTCAGGAAGGTATCAAGCTGGACAGCGGCCGCGGCCGTGCCGGTACCGGTCTACTGCCCCTCGACAACAACGGTCGCGCCAAAGGCGAGTATATGGAGATCCGTGGTGCGCTGAAAATGGCCATCCTGGACGACACCGTGCTGCGCTACGGTCTGCACATGTTGAGCAACCCCGTCATCAACTATGACGACGCACGCCTGCTGCCCAGCCACTACGAAGGTTACAGCATCACCAACAGCTCCATCGAGGGCCTGTTCGTCGAAGCCGGTCGCATGACTGACCGCGGCGAGCGCAACACCTCCAGCGAAAGCGACGGCGGCCTGCTGCAGGACGAAGACCTGACCTACGCCGGCGGTAGCTACAACTTCACTGACGACTTCAGCGTCTCGCTGTACGGCGCCAAGAGCGAAGAGTCCTACACTCGCGGCTTCGCCGGCTTTGACTGGACCGTTCCGCTGAGCAGCGACACCAGCCTGAACACCAACTTTGCGTTTTATGACACCAGCGACGATGACTCTGCCGACGGCAACGAGTTTGACAACCAGGCAGCCTCTCTGGCTCTGACCCTGCATACTGGCAACCACGCCTTCGGCGTTGCCTACCAGCAGATGAATGGCGATGGCCGCTATCAGTACACTGACAGCGAGATCTATCTGGCCAACTCGGTACAATACGCTGACTTCAACGGCGTAGACGAAACGTCGTACCAAGCTCGCTATGACTACGACCTCGCTGGCTGGGGCATTCCCGGCCTGACCTTCATGACCCGTTACATCGCTGGTACCGACATCGATACCAACTCTGCAGAGCACGCAGGCGTAAACCGCGATTCTCGCTGGGAGCGTGATGTTGAGCTGCGCTACATTGTGCCGGCTGGTCTCTTCGAAGGCCTCGACATCCGCTGGCGTAACGCTACCGTCCGCCAGGATATCAACCTGGATGGCGGCGACATCGACGAAAACCGTCTGATCGTCGGCTACACCTGGACCCTGCTCTAA
- a CDS encoding proline--tRNA ligase: MRTSHYLISTLKETPSDATVISHQLMLRAGMIRKIASGLYTWLPMGLRVLRKVEAVVRDEMDKAGALEVLMPAIQPAELWQESGRWEQYGPELLRLKDRHDREFCVGPTHEEVITDLARNEITSYKQLPVNMYQIQTKFRDEIRPRFGLMRGREFLMKDAYSFHLTQESLQQTYDGMYQAYCNIFSRLGLEFRPVVADNGSIGGEGSHEFHVLADSGEDAIVFSSSGSYAANMEKATAQLPQGERPAASQELTLVATPNQVTIAAVSEFLQLPPEQSVKTLIVLGAAEEGETQPLVALVLRGDHELNEIKAEHLPQVHAPLTFASEAQIIDTIGCKPGSIGPVKLPITVIADHSAAHLADFVCGANVDGKHYTGVNWERDAHCDQVADLRNVVEGDSSPDGEGTLSIKRGIEVGHIFQLGKKYSEAMNCSVLNEQGKAQLLTMGCYGIGVSRVVAAAIEQNYDERGILWPDALAPFQVALVPMKMESSEAVQQATMALYEGLQAAGVDVLLDDRDKKTSPGVKFADMDLIGIPHRVVISDRGLAEGQLEYKYRRDQDATTVAVEQMLQHLLERVQAN; encoded by the coding sequence ATGCGTACCAGCCACTATCTGATTTCCACCCTCAAGGAAACCCCCTCGGACGCCACCGTCATCAGCCACCAGCTGATGCTGCGCGCCGGCATGATCCGCAAGATCGCGTCGGGCCTGTACACCTGGCTGCCAATGGGCCTGCGCGTGCTGCGCAAGGTAGAGGCGGTGGTACGTGATGAGATGGACAAGGCCGGCGCGCTGGAAGTCCTGATGCCCGCCATCCAGCCAGCCGAACTCTGGCAGGAATCCGGCCGCTGGGAACAGTACGGCCCCGAGCTGCTGCGCCTGAAAGATCGCCACGACCGTGAGTTCTGTGTCGGCCCGACGCACGAAGAGGTGATTACCGACCTGGCGCGCAACGAGATCACCAGCTACAAGCAGTTGCCAGTCAACATGTATCAGATTCAGACCAAGTTCCGCGACGAGATCCGTCCGCGTTTTGGTCTGATGCGTGGCCGCGAATTCCTAATGAAGGATGCCTACTCCTTCCACCTGACCCAGGAATCACTGCAGCAGACCTACGACGGCATGTATCAGGCCTACTGCAACATCTTCAGCCGCCTGGGCCTGGAGTTCCGCCCGGTTGTTGCTGACAACGGCTCAATCGGCGGCGAAGGCTCCCACGAGTTTCACGTACTGGCAGACTCCGGCGAAGACGCCATCGTGTTTTCCTCCAGCGGCAGTTACGCCGCCAATATGGAGAAAGCCACCGCGCAGCTGCCCCAGGGCGAACGCCCAGCCGCCAGCCAGGAGCTGACCCTGGTCGCCACTCCCAACCAGGTGACCATCGCTGCGGTCAGCGAGTTTCTGCAGCTGCCACCGGAGCAATCGGTCAAGACCCTGATCGTGCTGGGCGCCGCCGAGGAAGGCGAAACGCAGCCGCTGGTTGCACTGGTACTGCGCGGCGACCATGAACTAAACGAGATCAAGGCCGAGCACCTGCCTCAGGTGCACGCCCCTCTGACCTTCGCCAGCGAAGCGCAGATCATCGACACCATCGGCTGCAAACCCGGCTCCATTGGACCGGTCAAGTTGCCGATCACCGTGATCGCCGACCACAGCGCCGCCCATCTGGCGGATTTTGTCTGTGGCGCCAACGTCGACGGCAAGCACTACACCGGCGTCAACTGGGAGCGCGATGCTCACTGCGACCAGGTCGCCGATCTGCGCAATGTTGTTGAAGGCGACAGCAGCCCGGATGGCGAAGGCACCCTGAGCATCAAGCGCGGTATCGAAGTGGGTCATATCTTCCAACTGGGCAAGAAGTACAGTGAAGCCATGAACTGCAGCGTATTGAACGAGCAAGGCAAGGCTCAGTTGCTGACCATGGGTTGCTATGGCATCGGCGTATCCCGTGTTGTGGCCGCCGCTATCGAGCAAAACTACGACGAACGCGGCATCCTCTGGCCAGACGCGCTGGCACCCTTCCAGGTCGCCCTGGTACCGATGAAGATGGAAAGCTCCGAGGCTGTACAGCAAGCCACCATGGCACTGTACGAAGGCCTGCAGGCCGCCGGCGTTGACGTGTTGCTGGATGACCGCGACAAGAAGACCAGCCCCGGCGTGAAGTTTGCCGACATGGACTTGATCGGCATTCCGCACCGCGTTGTCATCAGCGATCGCGGTCTGGCCGAGGGCCAACTGGAATACAAGTATCGTCGGGATCAGGACGCCACGACTGTCGCGGTCGAGCAAATGCTTCAACATCTGCTGGAGCGCGTACAGGCAAACTGA
- a CDS encoding lytic transglycosylase domain-containing protein, whose protein sequence is MRTGIVLLLLIGLAASPAGASPSAPPVDAELRAELKQAIARADSFHDRFDAEVWLLDMSTRMAPYIRDEQQRLRLLRLVHQAATRAGLKPDLVLAVMHVESLFDPYALSYVGAQGVMQVMPFWKAEIGRPDDNLIDLATNLQYGCAILKFYLDKENGNLRRALARYNGSLGSNRYPDKVLDYWYSYWYVTP, encoded by the coding sequence ATGCGCACAGGGATAGTGCTGCTTCTGCTGATCGGGCTTGCCGCGTCGCCGGCCGGCGCCAGCCCGTCAGCACCGCCGGTCGATGCAGAGCTGCGGGCCGAGCTCAAGCAGGCCATCGCACGCGCCGACAGCTTTCATGACCGCTTTGACGCCGAAGTCTGGCTGCTCGACATGTCGACCCGAATGGCACCCTACATTCGCGACGAACAGCAGCGCCTGCGTCTGCTACGCCTGGTGCATCAGGCTGCGACCCGGGCCGGCCTGAAACCCGACCTGGTGCTGGCAGTCATGCATGTGGAAAGCCTTTTCGACCCCTACGCCTTGTCCTACGTGGGCGCCCAGGGGGTGATGCAGGTCATGCCGTTTTGGAAGGCCGAGATTGGCCGCCCAGACGACAACCTGATCGACCTGGCAACCAACCTGCAGTACGGCTGCGCCATTCTCAAGTTTTACCTGGACAAGGAAAACGGTAACCTGCGTCGGGCGCTGGCTCGCTACAACGGCAGCCTGGGCAGCAACCGATACCCGGACAAGGTGCTGGACTACTGGTACAGCTACTGGTACGTCACGCCGTAA
- a CDS encoding acylphosphatase yields the protein MSAICVQGKVFGVVQGVGFRQSTVREANRLGISGWVRNDDDGSVSLLLCGSEDALDAMTAWLRRGPAAAKVERVELAGCLWQDIAGFAQLG from the coding sequence ATGAGCGCTATTTGTGTGCAGGGCAAGGTGTTTGGTGTGGTGCAGGGTGTTGGTTTTCGTCAGTCGACCGTGCGCGAGGCTAACCGGCTAGGTATCTCGGGCTGGGTTCGTAACGACGACGACGGCAGTGTCAGCCTGCTGCTATGTGGGTCGGAGGATGCGCTTGATGCCATGACGGCCTGGCTGCGTCGCGGCCCCGCCGCGGCCAAGGTGGAGCGCGTCGAGCTGGCGGGTTGCCTGTGGCAGGATATTGCCGGCTTTGCGCAGCTCGGCTAG
- a CDS encoding TlpA family protein disulfide reductase, translating into MRIISLLVLFALLAACDGAGPWRDQHGRALDAAALGQGPVLVNYWAEWCGPCRDELPELNRLAAELPPGSVVGVDYDGATGEQLRQTSDRMGIAFPVLGSDFVQDFQLPRPAVLPTTYLLDADGQIVETLQGPQHYEILKPKMTPNSKDQ; encoded by the coding sequence ATGAGAATAATATCGCTGCTGGTACTGTTCGCTCTGCTTGCGGCATGCGACGGCGCTGGGCCATGGCGTGACCAACACGGCCGCGCGTTGGATGCGGCGGCCCTCGGCCAAGGCCCGGTATTGGTGAATTATTGGGCCGAGTGGTGCGGCCCCTGTCGCGATGAACTGCCGGAGCTTAACCGTCTGGCTGCTGAGCTGCCGCCGGGCAGCGTTGTCGGGGTTGATTACGATGGCGCTACCGGTGAACAGCTGAGGCAAACCAGCGACCGCATGGGAATCGCCTTCCCGGTGTTGGGCAGCGATTTTGTGCAGGATTTCCAGTTGCCCAGGCCGGCGGTTCTGCCGACGACCTATCTGCTGGATGCTGATGGCCAGATTGTCGAAACGCTTCAGGGGCCGCAGCATTACGAGATATTGAAGCCAAAGATGACCCCTAACAGCAAGGATCAGTAA
- a CDS encoding YihY family inner membrane protein produces MPRQLNQYLHFGRYLARRFLEDNCIKNAAALTYTTLFAVVPVMTVAYAMLAAIPAFDQVGSQVEAFIFKNFLPASGAALQQHLSAFSSQARQLTGVGVALLMVTALLMLVNIEKAFNDIWRIRQPRRGLSSFLLYWAVLSIGPLLLGAGFVVSTYVASMSFFQEGAFLASAWSNLLRFLPLILSIAAFTLLFVAVPNTRVPLKYGVAGGVLVALLFEGAKACFALYVKLFPGYQLIYGAFAAVPLFLLWIYVSWLIILLGAELVSNMGNGSAWRRPEYPWMINLLVLLRLFLRAQQQGVQVDLARVNASGWLMHEELWLQLTDWLESEALITRTQSGAFVLCRDLEQVELSHVLERMPEPPLTHEALPAALAGDHGWFAPFSEALGHADKARREALRGSVKHWLLSDSLVASPLPSSEVE; encoded by the coding sequence ATGCCGCGTCAACTGAACCAGTATCTGCACTTTGGCCGCTATCTGGCGCGCCGCTTTCTGGAAGATAACTGCATCAAGAATGCTGCGGCCCTGACTTATACCACGCTGTTTGCGGTCGTGCCGGTGATGACCGTGGCCTACGCAATGCTGGCGGCGATTCCTGCCTTCGATCAGGTGGGTAGTCAGGTTGAGGCCTTTATTTTCAAGAATTTCCTGCCCGCCAGCGGGGCGGCGCTGCAGCAGCACCTCAGTGCGTTCTCCAGCCAAGCTCGGCAGCTGACCGGCGTTGGTGTAGCGCTGCTGATGGTGACGGCGCTGCTGATGCTGGTGAACATCGAGAAAGCCTTTAACGACATTTGGCGCATTCGCCAGCCGCGTCGCGGCCTGTCCAGCTTCCTGCTGTACTGGGCGGTGCTCAGTATCGGTCCCTTGTTACTGGGTGCCGGCTTTGTTGTCAGTACCTATGTAGCTTCCATGTCGTTTTTTCAGGAAGGCGCCTTTCTGGCATCGGCCTGGAGCAACCTGCTGCGCTTTCTGCCTCTGATCCTCAGTATTGCCGCCTTTACCCTGTTGTTTGTCGCCGTACCCAATACTCGGGTCCCGCTTAAGTACGGTGTGGCTGGAGGTGTGCTGGTCGCGTTGCTGTTCGAGGGAGCCAAGGCGTGCTTTGCTCTCTACGTAAAACTCTTTCCTGGCTACCAGCTGATCTACGGCGCCTTCGCGGCGGTGCCGCTGTTTTTGCTTTGGATCTATGTCAGCTGGCTGATCATTTTGCTGGGCGCAGAGCTGGTCAGTAATATGGGTAATGGCTCCGCCTGGCGGCGACCGGAGTACCCCTGGATGATCAACCTGCTGGTGTTGCTGCGACTGTTCCTGCGCGCTCAGCAGCAAGGCGTACAGGTGGATCTGGCACGGGTGAACGCTAGCGGCTGGCTGATGCACGAAGAGTTGTGGCTACAACTGACCGACTGGCTGGAGAGCGAAGCGCTGATTACCCGCACCCAGAGTGGAGCCTTTGTGCTGTGTCGTGACCTGGAACAGGTGGAGCTTAGTCATGTGCTTGAGCGCATGCCGGAGCCGCCGCTGACTCACGAAGCGTTACCGGCGGCGCTGGCCGGTGATCACGGCTGGTTTGCGCCGTTCAGCGAGGCACTGGGTCATGCTGACAAGGCGCGCCGCGAGGCGCTGCGTGGCAGTGTCAAGCACTGGCTGCTTAGCGACAGTCTGGTCGCCTCACCGCTGCCGTCCTCGGAGGTCGAATGA